GCATTGACAAGCTCACGCTGGCGGCCCTGGAAGCCACCTTGCAGCTGTATCGGGACCCGGCAGCCGCTACTAAAGAGATTCCCACCCTGCGGATGCTGACCATGTCCTTTGAACACACCTGCCAGCGGGCCGCACTTCTGGAGAAACAGGTCCAAAAAGTCTGCGGTGCCGGGGATATCGTGGCGTGTGCGGACCTGGAATCCCGGCCCGGGGGCGGTTCGTTTCCGGACCTGAGACTTCCCACCCGGTGTGTCACCCTGATCCCGAAGAACATGTCTGTGGCCACTTTAGAGCGCCGCATGCGGCTGTCCACGCCGGCGGTCATCGCCAGGATTGAAAACAACCGGTACATCATGGACCCCCGGACCATTCAACCCGGACAGGAAACGCTTATTTCATCAACCCTTGAAACCATATTGAGAACATCATGACACCCAGATTCACATCCAGGGAATTTTCTTTTCTCAAACCGGATTCCGACACATCGTCTCCCATCCAGGCCCCTGACACCTATTTTTCAGACCTGGTGCATCAGAAATCCGCTGCATTTACCGCTTTTGAACAACGGTTGTTATCAGTGGACATTCCCAAAAAAAAGTTTATCTGCGCGGTGATTCAGGTGGCAGATACGGCAACGGAAGACATCCTGGAAAAGGCCCGGGATATTTTTGAATCCTGGTTACGTTCCATGTCCGACAACCAGCGGGGTATCTGGGAAACCCTGGATAACCGGGCGTTTGTGCTTGTTTTCTGGGATTATGACAACCAGAAAACAGCCATGGATCTGCTGGAATCCCTTAAAGCCAAGATCACCCGGGCATTGAAAACAGAACTGCTGGTGGGGGTGGCCCGGTTTCCCTTTCAGAAATATTCCCGTTCCGAGGTGTTTGCCAATGCCCTGAAAGCCATTGATCATGCCGCTTTTTTCGGTTTCGGCCACATGCGGCATTTTGACGGAATTTCCCTGAACATCAGCGGAGACCGGCTGTACCAGCTGGGACACTATGATGCCGCCATCAAAGAATATGAAAAAGGCCTGGCCCTGTCTCCCAAAGACATCAACCTGATGAACAGTTTAGGGGTGTGTTACGGGGTCACGGGCAACCTGGAAAAAGCCAAGACATATTTTGAAGCAGCCCTGGATATCAATCCCAAAGAGGTCATGGTGATCTACAACCTGGGTCTGACCAGCCAGGTTGTTGAAGACACGGACAAGGCCGTATTACTTCTGCGCAAGGCCCACGGGATTGACGGCCGCATCTTTGAAGTGGAGCTGCTGCTGGGGCATCTGCTGTTTCAGGCAAAAAAACTGGAAGCAGCCCTGCCCCATCTGGAAACCGCGGCCCAGGTGAATCCCAAATCCAGTATGGCCCACCGGATCATGGGAGAAATATTTCTGGAACAGGAAAAACCGGATCAGGCAGGGGCAGCTTTCAATACGGCAGTCAAGCTCAATCCTTTGGATCCCGTGGCCCTGTCCGGGTATGCCTTGGTCATGACACAGAAAAACCGCAATTTAAAAATCGCGTTGACATTTGCTGAAAAAAGCGTGGCCCTGGCCCCTGACAATGAGATGTTTCAGGAGCGGCTGATCCGGGTACAGCAAGCGCTGCAGGAAAATGACGCAGCGGATGACCCGTCCCGCAAATCTGCATCCGCTTAAAAAGGAAGTTGCCATGTCGTTACAAAAATTCACACCCCTGATTCAAACCACTGTCGCAGACAGCATCCAGGTGAAACAGTCTTTTTTTGACACCCACCTGGATGCGGTTGAGACCTGTGCGCGGAAAATAGCAGACACCCTGACTGCCGGCGGCAAACTGCTGTTGTTCGGCAACGGCGGCAGTGCGGCCGACTGTCAGCACATTGCTGCGGAATTTATCAACCGCTTTGCCATGGAACGCCCGCCCCTGCCGGCCATTGCCCTGACCTGCGACACATCTGTGCTCACCAGCATCGGAAATGATTATTCATTTGATGATATTTTTTTAAAACAGATTCAGGCCCTGGGACGGCCCGGGGATCTGGCCATTGCCATTTCCACCTCAGGCAACTCCCCCAATGTGATCCGAGCGGCCGAGGAAGCCCGAAAAATGGGATTATTCGTGGTGGGATTCTCCGGAACCGCCGGCCAGCTTCAGGAGCTCAGCGATATCCCTTTTTGTGTCCACTCTCCGGTCACGGCACGAATTCAGGAAACCCATATTCTGCTGGCCCATATTTTATGCGATCTCACGGAAAGGATCCTGTTTGCATGACACCGGACAGCACCCACCTGGACTTTTCCGGATTAAAGACCTATTCCATTCATGACCGCAACAGTCTGGTTTCCAGAAAAGATTTTGCCCGCCCCTGGCAAAAGGGAAGGGATTTTAAAACCTTTCTGGATACCCTGCCGTCCATTCTGGCCGGAAATGACATCCGGGCGGTCATTCAAGCCGTTGCTGCCGCGGCCCGGGGACAGCACCCTGTGTGTTTTGCCATGGGCGGCCATGTCATCAAAACCGGCATGGCGCCGATCATCATCGATCTGATGGAAAAACAAATTATTACACTGGTGGCCATGAACGGGTCCGGGATCATCCATGATCTGGAGGTGGCACTGGCGGGACGTACTTCCGAAGATGTGGCCGGCAGTCTTGGTGACGGCAGTTTCGGTATGGCCAGGGAAACTGCGGACTGCCTCAATCAAGCCATTGCCCGGGCAGAAAAAGAACACACCGGCCTGGGCAGGGCTGTGGGACAGTTTATTCTGGATCAGCACATGCCTTATCAACACCTGAGTTTCCTGGCTGCCGGTGCCCGACTCAAGGTTCCGGTCACCGTGCATGTGGCCCTGGGAACCGATATCCTGCACATGCATCCCCGATTCAATGCAGCCGCCTGCGGACAGGCATCCATGCATGATTTTCATACGTTTGCGTCACAGATTTCCCGGCTGGAACAAGGCGTGTTCATCAATGCCGGGTCTGCTGTCATTCTGCCGGAAGTGTTTCTCAAAGCCCTGACCCTGGCCCGGAATTTAGGACATCATGTGGAGGATTTCACCACCGTGAACCTGGATTTCATCCGCCATTACCGCCCCATGACCAATGTGGTCAACCGACCTACCCGGGGCAAGGGCCGGGGATTCAGCATTGTGGGGCACCATGAACTGCTGATCCCCCTGATTGCCGCCGGGGTCATTGAATCCTTGTAATTTCAAGGGAATCTTTGCCCCTTCCCTTGAAAAACCGGTGAAAACCCCTTATATTGTGTTTTTTAAATGACGATTACCAACGAGGTGTATCCATGCCGATTTATGAATATCAATGTAATGCATGCCAAAAAGAATTTGAAGCCCTGGTGATGGGGAAGAACGCTCCGGTGTGTCCTTCCTGCAGCAGTCCGGATCTGTCCCGGCTCATGTCCAAATGCGGGTTTGTATCCAAATCCAGTGGTCCGGGCGGTGAAAGCCAGGTGACCGCATCTTCTGCCTCTTCCGCCTGCGGCAGCTGTTCTTCGGGCAGCTGCGCCACCTGCGGTATGGGATAGCCCATGTCTGAAGAAATACGAATCGGCACCCGGGGCAGTCAACTGGCCCTGTGGCAGGCCAATCATGTCAAAGAACTGATTTCACATGCGTTTCCGGAAATTCATGTCACCATCACTGTGATCAAAACCACCGGGGACCGGATTACAGACCGGCCCCTGGCCCAGGTGGGCGGCAAAGGACTTTTTGTCAAGGAGATTGAAGCCGCCCTGCTCAATGGTGAGATCGACCTGGCAGTGCACAGCATGAAAGATATGCCCGGAGAACTGCCCTTGGGATTGACCATCGGGGCCGTGCCCTGCCGGGAAAATCCCTTTGATGTGCTGATTTCCCGGCATAACCTGGCACTGGATGACTATCCCCCGGGAACCGTGGTGGGCACCTCCAGTCTGCGGCGGGCTTCCCAGCTCAAATTTCTTAGACCGGACCTGACCATCCGTTCCATCCGGGGAAATTTAGATACCCGGATGCGCAAACTCATGTCAAAAGAATTTGATGCCATTGTGCTGGCAGCCGCCGGCCTGCTGCGCCTGGGCCAGGCAGACAAGATCACCCAGTACCTGGATGAGAATACCATGGTCCCGGCCGTAGGCCAGGGGGCGTTGTGCATTGAAACCCGGGACAACGATGCAAAAACAGCGCACATTATGGCAAAACTGGACCATGGCCCTACCCGTGTGTGTGTTCAGGGAGAACGGGCCTTTTTAAAACAGATTGAAGGCTCCTGCCATATCCCTGTGGCATGTTATGGCAAAATAATTGAAGATAACGTCCTTCTCACTGCAGTGGTTTCGTCGGAAGACGGTTGCAGGCGAATCAGAGAACAGACCCTTTCCCCTGTAACCGATGTTGCCGCCCGGGGGCGGGCCCTGGCACAGACTGTGCTGGAAAACGGCGGCAAACAGATTTTGGAGACCCTGACAACTCATGACAAATAAATCCGGTAAAGTCTATCTGATCGGGGCTGGCCCCGGTGATCCGGGCCTGCTTACGCTCAAGGCAAAATCCTGCATTGAACAGGCGGATGTGGTGGTTTACGACTATCTGGCACCCCCGGCTTTTCTGGCGTATGCATCCAAAGATGCCCAGCGCATCTATGTGGGGAAAAAAGGCGGGGATCACACCTTGTCCCAGCATGAAATCAACCAGCTGCTGGTGGAAAAGGCGGGACAGGGACTGCATGTGGCAAGGCTCAAAGGCGGAGACCCGTTTGTGTTCGGCAGAGGCGCGGAAGAAGCCCAGGAACTGCTGGCGGCCGGGGTTGCCTATGAAGTCATCCCAGGTGTCACTTCAGCCATATCCGCACCGGCCTATGCCGGTATTCCGGTCACCCACAGAGATCACACCTCGTTTGTCTCTTTTATCACCGGCCATGAAGACCCCACCCGCAAAAATTCCCGCATGCAGTGGGATGTGTTTGCCAGATCCGATGCCACCCTGGTGTTTCTCATGGGGGTGAAAAATCTGGAAAACATTGTCACCCAGCTGATGAAACACGGCAAACCGGCAGATACCCCAGTCGCTCTGGTGCGGTGGGGAACCACCCCCCAGCAGCAAACCGTCACCGGTACTCTGGAAACCATTGTTGAAAACATCCGTCAGGCCCGCCTGAAATCACCGGCTGTGATTGTGGTGGGATCTGTGGTGTCCCTGCGCAAAGAACTGGCCTGGTTTGACAGGACCCCCTTGTTTGGTAAAAACATCGTCATCACCCGGGCCCGGGCCCAGGCATCCGGTCTGGCGGCCGATTTAACAAGACTGGGGGCCAACTGCATTGAAATCCCCACAATCCGGATTGAGCCGCCGGCCGACAATACCCCGGTCATTGATGCCATCCATCGAATCAAAGAATATGACTGGCTGGTATTCACTTCCGTCAATGGGGTTCAATTTTTCTTTGATACCCTGTTTGGTCTGGGCAAAGATGTCCGGATCCTGGGACATTTGAAATTTGCCTGTATCGGCCCGGTGACCAAACAGCGCCTGGCGGATTACGGCATTGTCAGTGACATTCTTCCTGAAACGTTTCGGGCGGAATCGGTGGTCCAAGCGTTCTCGACAGCGGATATTCAAGGTAAAGCCGTGCTGTTGCCCCGGGCCAAAAAGGCAAGAACCATTCTGCCGGAGGAATTGACCCAATTGGGTGCCCGGGTGGATGAAGTCACCGCCTATGAGACAGTCCTGGAACAGGAAGCCGGTCCGACCCTCAATGAACTGCTGGAAAACAAACAGATTGACGCCGTCACTTTTACCAGTTCTTCCACAGTGACCAATTTCATGTCTCTGCTGCCTTCGGGCAAAGCCGCTGACCTGATGAAACATGTCACCATTGCCAGCATCGGCCCCATCACTTCAGATACCGTCCGAACTTTCGGACTGACACCCACAATGGAAGCCGATCCTTACACCATCGAAGGCCTGGTGGACCAATTGTTGACCCATTACATCCAGAGGGGGATATCATGAATGCCGGAGGCCGCCCCATCAACTACCTGCGGATTTCGGTAACCGACCGGTGCAACTTCCGGTGCCGCTATTGTGTTCCGGCTTCCCCTTTTACCGTGATTCCCCACAATGAAATTGCCAGGTATGAAGAAATTCTGAGAATCACCCGGCTGGCTTGTGACATGGGGATCACCAAAGTACGGCTCACTGGTGGGGAACCGTTTGTAAGAAAAAATATTCTTTCTTTTATTCAGCAGCTGTGTGCCATCAACACCCTGAAAGATATCTCCATCACCACCAACGGATCTCTACTGACCCGGGAGAAAATCCAGGCGCTTCTGGACATGGGGATTCGCCGGCTCAACTTCAGTCTGGATACCCTGGTTCCGGCCCGGTTTGAAGCCATCACCCGGCGCAACCGTTTCGACCATGTGTGGGAGTCGATCATGACCGCCCATGAACTGGGCATGGCCCCCATTAAAATCAACACTGTGGTCATCCGGGGCATCAATGATGATGAAGTGGCCGACCTGGCGGCGTTGACCCTTAATTTCCCTTTTCATATCCGGTTCATCGAATACATGCCCATGGGGGAGTCACACTTGGAAAAACAGCAACAGGTGTTGACAGCGGAAATCCGGCAGAATATTGAAACCCGTCTGGGGCCGTTGCAGCAAATACCCCACCGGGCCAACGACGGCCCATCCAAAAATTTTCAGCTGTCCGGTGGTTCAGGCATCGTTGGATTCATCACACCCATCTCCTCCCATTTCTGCAGTGAATGCAACCGGCTTCGCCTGACGTCCCGGGGATATCTGCGGCCCTGCCTGCTAAATGACTATGAAAAAGACATTTTAACGCCCTTGCGGGAAGGCGCCACTGATGAACAATTAAAAGAGATCATTCAATCATCTCTCAAACACAAGCCGTTGTGTCACACCTTAGGGCAGCAGCGACCCAAAGATATGCCCATCAGCCATATGACCTCCATTGGAGGGTAACAACTTTTAAAAAAAGAAATCCCCTGAAAAAAGCTTTCAGGGGATTTCCAAATGTGTAAAACAGATTAACGCCGTAATTTCCTGGCGCAATAATTATGTGCTAATCCATGATCAATTCAATTTGAACCATGGGCGCCACATCCCCTTTACGAGGACCCAGCTTGGTTATTCTGGTATAACCGCCCTGCCGTGAGGCAAAACTTTCCGACATTTCATCAAAAAGTCTGTGCACCACATCTTTTTCCTGGATCACTGCCAGGGCCTGCCGTCTGGCATGAAGATCGCCCCGCTTGGCCAGAGTGACCATGTTGTCGGCAATGACCCGCAGGCCTTTGGCTTTGGCTTCTGTGGTTTTGATGCTGGTGTGCTTGAACAGGGATGTCACCATGTTTCTAAACATCGCCTTGCGGTGACTTGAGGTTCTGTTCAGTTTTAATACGGATTTTCTATGTTTCATGGCGATTATTCTCCTTGCTGATTATTCTCTTCTTCCGGTGGTTCGAATCCTTCGAGATCCATACCCAAAGAAAGATCCATGGAAGCCAGAACTTCTTTGATTTCATTCAACGATTTTCGACCGAAGTTCTTGGTTTTGAGCATTTCATTATCTGTTTTCTGAACCAGTTGATAAATGGTATGTATTTTGGCATTTTTCAGACAGTTGGAGCTTCTGACAGACAATTCAAGTTCATCCACGGAACGATAAATGTTTTCATTGAATTTGTTGTCGGCCTCTTCACCGTTTTCTTCGGAAAAATCAGGTTCTTTTTCCTCATCAAAATTGATGAACGGGTTCATCTGTTCCTTGAGGATTTTAGCGGCATAGGCCACCGCGTTTTCCGGAATGACACTGCCGTCTGTCCAGACTTCCAGCGTCAGTTTGTCATAGTCCGTTTTCTGACCGATCCGGGACGTACCCACCACATATTTCACGCGTTTAATCGGAGAAAAGACCGCATCAATGGGAATGGTGCCGACAGGTGCGTCTTCATCCTTATTGGCAGATGCCAGTGCATACCCTTTTCCGATTTTGACCACCATGGTCATGTTCAACACCCCGTTTTTGGACAGTGTGGCAATATGCTGTTCCGGATTTAAAATCTCCACCTTACCGTCCGGGCTGACAATATCAGCACCTGTCACTGTTGTTTCACCTTTGGCACTGAGTGTCAGAATCCGGTCTTCCACGTCATGCGCCTTGAGTTTCAGTTCCTTGAGGTTCAAAATAATTTCTGACACATCTTCCCGGATATCGGAAATAACGCTGAATTCATGCAGGGCATCATCAAACTTTACCGATACGATCGCCGCACCATAGATGGATGATAAAATTATCCGCCGCAGAGAATTGCCGATGGTAATTCCGTATCCTCTTTCCAGCGGTTCACACACAAATTTTCCATATGTTGAAGTCGTCGTGACGTCAAGCTTTTCGGGCTTGATCATCTCTCGCCAGTTGACATATGCAATTTTTTCAGATGACATTTAAATCTCCTGAATCTTTATTGGATCCATCATGCTATCAGGATGTATCCTATTTTGAATACAGCTCAACGATCAACTGTTCCTGAATCGGCAATGTGATGTCTTCTCTGGCTGGAATGTTTACCACTTCACCTTGAAATTTTTCCTTATCGATTTCCAGCCATTGAGGAATTCCCCGTCTGACAATCGCATCCAAGGAATCTGATATGGCCTGGATCTTTTTGCTTTTTTCCCGCAAAGCGACAATATCCCCTTTTTTGACATGAAAAGACGGGATATCCACTTTTTTGCCGTTCACAGTGAAATGTCCGTGCTGGACCAGATGTCTTCCCTGATTCCTGGAATTGACAAACCCCATTCTGAATACTGTATTGTCCAACCGGGTTTCCAGCAGGCTCAGCAGGTTGGTGCCGGTGATCCCTTTTTGTCTGTCCGCCCGTTTAAACGTGATGCGGAACTGTTTTTCAGACAGGCCGTAAATTCTGCGGACTTTTTGCTTTTCCCGCAACTGTAAACCGTAATCAGACACTTTGACTCTTTTTTGACCATGTTCTCCCGGGGGGTATCCCCGCCGGTCAAAACTGCATTTGTCTGAAAAACAGCGGTCGCCTTTCAGAAAAAGTTTGATATTCTCGCGTCTGCACTGACGACAGACTGATCCTGTATAACGTGACAACGTTTTCCTCCTTTATCAATCCAATGTGGACTTATACTCTTCTACGTTTGGGCGGACGGCATCCATTATGGGGCACCGGGGTAACATCCTTGATCATGGAAATATTGAATCCCAGGGCATGCAAAGCCCGCAGCGCGGATTCTCTTCCCGGGCCGGGCCCTTTGACATAAACGCCCACATTTTTCATACCATGTTCCATGGCTTTGGCTCCGGCATCTTCCGCCACCAGTTTGGCCGCAAACGGAGTGCTTTTTCTGGACCCCTTGAAACCCTGCATCCCGGCACTGGCCCAGGAGATCGTATTCCCGTTTTCATCGGCAATGGTGACAATGGTATTGTTGAACGTGGATTGAATATGCACAATGCCGGTGGAAATATTCTTTTTCACCCGTTTTTTGCTAATGGTCTTTTTCGACTTTTTTGCCATAGTTATTAAACCTTAAATTATGTATATTAATACTATTTCTTCTTTTTAACTGCGGCTCTTTTCGGGCCTTTCCGGGTTCTGGCATTGGTGGACGTCCGCTGTCCATGACAGGGAAGGCCTTTTCTGTGGCGCAGGCCACGATAACATCCCAGGTCCATCAATCGTTTGATGTTCATGGACACGTCCGTCCTGAGTTCACCTTCGACCTTGTATTCCGCGTCAATGGTTTTCCGGATATCATTGACCTGCTCTTCTGTCAGGCTGCCAGCCGTGAGCGTCGGGTCGATTCCGGTTTTGTCAAGAATCTGTCTGGATCTGCTGGGACCGATACCGTAAATATAGGTCAGTGCAATCCACGCGTGCTTATCCTTTGGTAAGTCTACTCCTGCAATACGTGCCAAATTTCTTTCCCCCTATCCCTGCCGCTGTTTATGGCGCTTGTTAATACAAATAACCCTGATGACACCACGTCTCTTAATAATTTTACAGTCTCTGCATATTTTTTTAACAGATGCTCTTACTTTCATCTATTTACTCCTAATCTGATTGTTCCATTTATTTAAAGCGGTATGTGATTCTTCCCCGGCTCAGATCATAGGGGGATATTTCCACTGTTACCCTGTCTCCGGGTAATATTTTTATGAAATGCATGCGCATTTTTCCCGAAATATGCGCCAAAAGGACATGTTTGTTTTCAAGTTCTACTTTGAACATGGCATTTGGCAGGGTTTCAAGTACTTTCCCGTCGACTTTGATGGGCTCTTCTTTTGCCATAATCTTAAATTCATCTCCTTTTGCTATGAAAGGTTAAGATCTGCCCTTAATGCGCCTGGCGCCGGACCTTCCAAGAAAACCGTCATAATTACCCGTAATCAAATGGGATTCGATCTGTGAAATGGTATCGATGGATACCCCGACCACGATCAACAGCGCTGTACCGCCGAAATAAAAAGGCACGTTGAATTTATCCATGAGCATGGTGGGAAGCACACATACGGCAGATACATAGATGGCACCCGCCAGCGTGATCCTCGTCAACACTTTGTCGATATATTCAGACGTCCGTTTCCCCGGACGGATTCCAGGAATATACCCACCATTTTTTTTCATGTTATCTGCCACATCATCCGGATTGAACTGCACAGCCGTATAAAAAAAGCAGAAAAAGATGATAAATCCCACATACAACAGATAATACCAGATGGTACCCGGACTGAACATGGCTGCAACGGTCTGCAGTATGGGCATGTTGGCAAACTGCGCAATCGTGGTGGGGAACATGATGATGGAAGACGCAAAAATGGGTGGAATCACACCGGCGGTGTTGATTTTCAACGGCAGATGCGAAGTTTGACCGCCGTACATTTTGCGACCCACCACCCGTTTGGCATAATGCACCGGTATCCTTCGCTGGGCCTGTTCCATAAAAATGATGCAGGCCACCACGCTGACCATGATAACCAGCAGAATGATGATGGCAAAAATTCCCATTTCACCCGTGCTCATCAGCCGCACGGTATTTCCGATGGCAGACGGCATGGCCGCCACAATACCGGCAAAAATGATCAGGGAGATGCCGTTTCCGATCCCTCTTTCCGTGATCTGTTCCCCCAGCCACATGATAAATGCGGTACCGGCGGTCAATGTAATGATCGTCACCAGGCGAAAACCCCATCCCGGATCCGGCACAATGGCAACGCCGGCCGGAGATGTCATGGATTCCAGGCCCACACTGATACCAAAGCCCTGAATGATGCTCAAAACCACGGTGCCATAGCGGGTGTACTGGGTCTTCTTCTTTCGTCCCGCATCCCCTTCCTTTTTTAGCTGGGCCAGATGAGGCACGACCACCGTCATCAACTCCAGAATAATGGAGGCACTGATGTAAGGCATAATACCCAGAGCGAAAATGGACAACCGTTCCAGTGCACCACCTGAAAACATGTTGAACATGGAAAACAGGGTGCCGGAGGCAGCTGCAAAAAATGAGGCCAGCGCAGTGGCGTCAATCCCCGGGGTCGGCACATGGACGCCGATGCGGTAGACAAACAGCAATGCAAGCGTCATCAGAATCTTGCGTTTGAGATCAGGCAGTTTCAAGACATTCTGGTAGCTGTTTTGTATCATCCTATACGGTCCTCATTTGATTGGGGCTTATTCAACACTGCCACCGGCAGCTTCAATTTTGTCTCTGGCAGTTTTGGAAACCAAAAGATTTTTCAATACCAGTTTCTTGGTTACATCGCCTGAGCCTAAAATCTTGATACCGTCGACCCGGCCTTTGACCAGATTGGCTTGATACAGAATTTGCGGATCAATGGTGACACCTTCTTCAAACCGCTCCAGATCCTTTATATTCAACACCGCATTGTTTGTTTTAAATATGTTTGTAAACCCGCGTTTGGGCAACCGACGGTAGATCGGCATCTGTCCGCCTTCGAATCCGGGTCTGACACTGCCCCCGGAACGGGCTTTCAAGCCTTTATGACCCCGGGTAGAGGTTTTTCCCATACCCGACCCCGGGCCCCTGCCCACGCGTTTTCTATTTTTTCTGCTTCCCGGCGCCGGGGCCAGATCATGAAGCTGCATGTTATACCTCCTCTACTTTCAACAGGTGAGACACCTTTTTAACTTGTCCCAGTATGACAGGATCATTTTTGTGTTCCACCGTCTGGTGCATTTTTTTAATGCCCAGAGATCGAACAATCCGGCCGTGTTTCGCCGGACGTCCTATCGTGCTCCGAATCTGTGTAATTCTCAATTTATCAGCCATAGCAACCCCCTTTGATGGTGCGTCAAATCAAATTTCTTCCGGTTTCAGGCCCCGCCTTCTGGCCACATCCTCTTTCAGACAAAGAGACTGCAAACCGGCCATGGTTGCCCTGACAATGTTCTGCGTGTTGTGGGTCCCAATACATTTAGTTAAAATATCGGTCACACCCGCCACTTCCAGTACCGCACGAATACCGCCGCCGGCAATCAATCCCGTACCCGGTGATGCGGGTTTCAGCAACACGCGCCCGGCCCCGGCTTTGCCCACCACCTCAAACGGCACTGTGCCGTCTAACAGAGCAATTTTAACCATATTCCGTTTGGCTTTTTCCATGCCTTTACGAATGGCTTCAGGGACTTCAGTGGCTTTACCTAGACCGTACCCCACACTGCCTTCACCATCGCCGACCACAACCAGGGCACTGAAGCTGAAATTCCGGCCGCCTTTGACCACTTTGGCCACCCGGTTGATTCTGACGACTTTATCGATTAATCCATTGTCTTCCATTTGCTGTCTAGCCAAGGGTTTCCTCCTTAATTAGAATTCCAGACCAGCTTCACGAGCCCCGTCTGATAGTGCTTTGATTCGTCCATGATACAGAAATCCATTCCGGTCCAGCATCACTTTTGTGATACCCTTGTCCAAGGCTTTTTTACCCAGAAGGACCCCCACTGCTTTGGCAATTTCCTGTTTTTTGCCTGTGACGGGGTGCAACTTGTAATCTTTATCCAAGGTAGAGGCGGACACCAGGGTTTCCCCGATGGTATCGTCAATAATCTGGGCATAAATGTGGCTGGAACTCCTGAAAACACTCAGTCTGGGACGGTTTTTGTCGCCATGCATGTGCTTTCTGATTCTTTTTTTCCGCTTGAGTCTTGCCATAACTTTTGGTGATGTATTTCCCATGATAACTATTCCCAGGTTTTAGTTTTTACCCGCAGTCTTGCCTGCTTTTCTGATAATCCGTTCATCCACATACATGATTCCCTTGCCTTTATAAGGTTCAGGAGGTCTGATAGCCCTGATGTTGGCTGCAGTCTGACCAAGCAATTCTTTATCAATTGCAGTCAGCGTTATCTTGGTGTTGTTCTCCACGGCAGCGCCGACCCCTTCAGGAAGAACAAATTCCACCGGATTGGAATACCCGACATTCAGGACCAGCTGAGTCCCTTTGGATTCGGCTCGATACCCGATGCCCGCCAAAATCAGTTGTTTTTCATAGCCGTTGCTGACACCTGTCACCATATTGGCGATCAAAGAACGGAACAATCCCTGCAATGCGA
The window above is part of the Desulfotignum phosphitoxidans DSM 13687 genome. Proteins encoded here:
- a CDS encoding DNA-directed RNA polymerase subunit alpha, which produces MSSEKIAYVNWREMIKPEKLDVTTTSTYGKFVCEPLERGYGITIGNSLRRIILSSIYGAAIVSVKFDDALHEFSVISDIREDVSEIILNLKELKLKAHDVEDRILTLSAKGETTVTGADIVSPDGKVEILNPEQHIATLSKNGVLNMTMVVKIGKGYALASANKDEDAPVGTIPIDAVFSPIKRVKYVVGTSRIGQKTDYDKLTLEVWTDGSVIPENAVAYAAKILKEQMNPFINFDEEKEPDFSEENGEEADNKFNENIYRSVDELELSVRSSNCLKNAKIHTIYQLVQKTDNEMLKTKNFGRKSLNEIKEVLASMDLSLGMDLEGFEPPEEENNQQGE
- the rpsD gene encoding 30S ribosomal protein S4, with protein sequence MSRYTGSVCRQCRRENIKLFLKGDRCFSDKCSFDRRGYPPGEHGQKRVKVSDYGLQLREKQKVRRIYGLSEKQFRITFKRADRQKGITGTNLLSLLETRLDNTVFRMGFVNSRNQGRHLVQHGHFTVNGKKVDIPSFHVKKGDIVALREKSKKIQAISDSLDAIVRRGIPQWLEIDKEKFQGEVVNIPAREDITLPIQEQLIVELYSK
- the rpsK gene encoding 30S ribosomal protein S11, which produces MAKKSKKTISKKRVKKNISTGIVHIQSTFNNTIVTIADENGNTISWASAGMQGFKGSRKSTPFAAKLVAEDAGAKAMEHGMKNVGVYVKGPGPGRESALRALHALGFNISMIKDVTPVPHNGCRPPKRRRV
- the rpsM gene encoding 30S ribosomal protein S13; translation: MARIAGVDLPKDKHAWIALTYIYGIGPSRSRQILDKTGIDPTLTAGSLTEEQVNDIRKTIDAEYKVEGELRTDVSMNIKRLMDLGCYRGLRHRKGLPCHGQRTSTNARTRKGPKRAAVKKKK
- the rpmJ gene encoding 50S ribosomal protein L36 produces the protein MKVRASVKKICRDCKIIKRRGVIRVICINKRHKQRQG
- the infA gene encoding translation initiation factor IF-1; the encoded protein is MAKEEPIKVDGKVLETLPNAMFKVELENKHVLLAHISGKMRMHFIKILPGDRVTVEISPYDLSRGRITYRFK
- the secY gene encoding preprotein translocase subunit SecY; amino-acid sequence: MIQNSYQNVLKLPDLKRKILMTLALLFVYRIGVHVPTPGIDATALASFFAAASGTLFSMFNMFSGGALERLSIFALGIMPYISASIILELMTVVVPHLAQLKKEGDAGRKKKTQYTRYGTVVLSIIQGFGISVGLESMTSPAGVAIVPDPGWGFRLVTIITLTAGTAFIMWLGEQITERGIGNGISLIIFAGIVAAMPSAIGNTVRLMSTGEMGIFAIIILLVIMVSVVACIIFMEQAQRRIPVHYAKRVVGRKMYGGQTSHLPLKINTAGVIPPIFASSIIMFPTTIAQFANMPILQTVAAMFSPGTIWYYLLYVGFIIFFCFFYTAVQFNPDDVADNMKKNGGYIPGIRPGKRTSEYIDKVLTRITLAGAIYVSAVCVLPTMLMDKFNVPFYFGGTALLIVVGVSIDTISQIESHLITGNYDGFLGRSGARRIKGRS
- the rplO gene encoding 50S ribosomal protein L15 gives rise to the protein MQLHDLAPAPGSRKNRKRVGRGPGSGMGKTSTRGHKGLKARSGGSVRPGFEGGQMPIYRRLPKRGFTNIFKTNNAVLNIKDLERFEEGVTIDPQILYQANLVKGRVDGIKILGSGDVTKKLVLKNLLVSKTARDKIEAAGGSVE
- the rpmD gene encoding 50S ribosomal protein L30 — translated: MADKLRITQIRSTIGRPAKHGRIVRSLGIKKMHQTVEHKNDPVILGQVKKVSHLLKVEEV
- the rpsE gene encoding 30S ribosomal protein S5 — encoded protein: MEDNGLIDKVVRINRVAKVVKGGRNFSFSALVVVGDGEGSVGYGLGKATEVPEAIRKGMEKAKRNMVKIALLDGTVPFEVVGKAGAGRVLLKPASPGTGLIAGGGIRAVLEVAGVTDILTKCIGTHNTQNIVRATMAGLQSLCLKEDVARRRGLKPEEI